One Brassica napus cultivar Da-Ae chromosome C2, Da-Ae, whole genome shotgun sequence DNA window includes the following coding sequences:
- the LOC106378287 gene encoding uncharacterized protein LOC106378287 — protein sequence MMQQLLQGQQVQAKELNQVSTDINTRMDNMFTELNTKYDTVSNHIKRIDVQLAQTADSVKRQQGTLPGKSVMNPRVEHCNAAELRCEKAEGKEPEQLSAETASGAKERTEQPASSEVTAPDEPIEIPPVRVYVPKVPYPIPPKHMMDPISAEQLAGFRKMVRRLPQNISFEHAWKIRPLDMFFKNRRESQEDIKALFTEALTPSLKVLLKVDDPGKFVFPCSIAGVEFKEALCDSGSSVNLVSKAIVDELGIVDVEPSLVTLAFANSSMAVPYGTIRNLPVQVGNCTLHTEFQVVEMSKDHEMPLIFGRSFMATVGAVVDMPNKRVSFSNINKKVFYKAVPTISQIRYASCISVVSGEQLDIVPKKELGKKGEIKEVLDGDPHTDTKKLSGNAKVNEKVEKKRVKGYPMMTLIPRKYDEKSIQYEVVQGYL from the coding sequence atgatgcaacagctgttgcaggGTCAGCAGGTTCAGGCCAAGGAGTTGAATCAGGTTTCTACAGACATCAACACCAGGATGGACAACATGTTCACCGAGCTGAATACAAAGTATGACACTGTGAGCAACCACATAAAGAGGATTGATGTTCAACTTGCTCAAACAGCTGATAGTGTTAAGAGGCAGCAAGGTACCCTTCCTGGAAAGAGTGTGATGAATCCTAGAGTTGAGCACTGTAATGCAGCAGAGCTGAGATGTGAGAAAGCTGAGGGAAAAGAACCAGAGCAACTGTCTGCTGAGACTGCTTCAGGCGCAAAAGAGAGAACAGAGCAGCCTGCTAGCTCTGAAGTGACTGCTCCCGACGAACCTATTGAGATTCCACCAGTGCGAGTCTATGTTCCTAAGGTTCCATATCCAATTCCACCTAAACATATGATGGATCCTATTAGTGCAGAACAGCTGGCTGGGTTTAGGAAGATGGTAAGAAGGCTTCCTCAAAATATCTCATTTGAACATGCTTGGAAGATTCGGCCATTGgatatgtttttcaaaaatcgCAGAGAATCTCAGGAGGATATCAAGGCACTCTTTACTGAAGCACTGACACCATCGCTGAAGGTACTGCTTAAGGTTGATGAccctggaaagtttgtttttccaTGTTCCATTGCTGGAGTGGAATTCAAGGAAGCTCTTTGTGATTCTGGGTCTAGTGTGAACCTTGTCTCAAAAGCGATTGTAGACGAGTTGGGCATTGTTGATGTTGAGCCTTCTCTGGTGACTCTGGCATTTGCAAACTCTTCCATGGCAGTCCCTTATGGCACAATTCGCAACCTTCCTGTCCAAGTTGGGAACTGTACTCTCCATACCGAATTTCAGGTTGTTGAGATGAgcaaggatcatgagatgcctttaATCTTTGGAAGGTCATTTATGGCTACAGTAGGAGCAGTCGTCGACATGCCTAATAAGAGAGTctccttctccaacatcaacaagaaggtTTTCTACAAGGCTGTCCCAACCATATCACAAATCCGCTACGCCTCTTGCATCTCAGTGGTTAGTGGAGAACAACTGGATATTGTTCCTAAGAAGGAGCTTGGTAAAAAGGGTGAGATCAAAGAAGTCCTGGATGGAGATCCTCACACGGATACCAAGAAACTCAGTGGAAATGCAAAGGTGAATGAAAAAGTCGagaagaaaagggtcaagggTTACCCTATGATGACTTTGATACCGCGGAAGTATGATGAGAAATCCATTCAGTATGAGGTAGTGCAAGGGTACCTCTAA